One genomic segment of Sminthopsis crassicaudata isolate SCR6 chromosome 4, ASM4859323v1, whole genome shotgun sequence includes these proteins:
- the LOC141539713 gene encoding transcription initiation factor TFIID subunit 13, with product MADEEEDPTFEEDNEDAGGGADGGQGKRKRLFSKELRCMMYGFGDDQNPYTESVDILEDLVIEFITEMTHKAMSIGRQGRVQVEDIVFLIRKDPRKFARVKDLLTMNEELKRARKAFDEANYGS from the coding sequence ATGGCTGATGAGGAGGAGGACCCTACTTTTGAGGAAGATAATGAAGATGCAGGAGGTGGAGCAGATGGtggacagggtaaaaggaaaagacttttctcaaaagaattaaGGTGTATGATGTATGGCTTTGGTGATGACCAAAATCCTTACACAGAATCAGTGGATATTCTAGAAGATCTTGTCATAGAATTCATCACTGAAATGACTCACAAAGCAATGTCTATTGGAAGACAAGGTCGAGTGCAAGTTGAAGATATTGTCTTTTTGATTCGAAAGGACCCAAGGAAGTTTGCCAGAGTTAAAGACTTGCTTACTATGAATGAAGAACTGAAACGGGCtagaaaagcatttgatgaagCAAACTATGGATCCTGA